The proteins below are encoded in one region of Oncorhynchus gorbuscha isolate QuinsamMale2020 ecotype Even-year linkage group LG01, OgorEven_v1.0, whole genome shotgun sequence:
- the LOC124032447 gene encoding uncharacterized protein LOC124032447 isoform X1: MESDNGAVREGVLVPVLPGSKNFDNSIRPPLQNSYMYKESKQSFRYNSAFLINNATLQERYEAFRTKRRDMGYTEEEMEESYGFLLFDDENKAYRVGKTGVVPGHSTCTTLGDPSKGVYVSKYSDCLDLNRWYHGKSGYIAIIRLTKGRVREVTENYTVNYTSPSNGFDCHVSEQLSSVSANTSSFLAFERTQYYMYELPVGGAVQPPSHVCPFAIVAFSYWDTKTPASEEKEKSEEEKTVFHYYPWRGQLQISSQIYHVGLKSSTGPLIPAKLPTMMSVDGAIQMSDLRQKLPKAIFETCFSGEVSLEGMGCSLYELSPSEAEDTSLSQITQGLKEKDLALTIQLNDNGFLILLHSSHFLTYEDTGSSKPEVLQGMFVFPDSRAIHRDTKVCSKKPFLSPECLQVVPALNYAETEVEKCLPSPSGELRGLLEQHIQSYASLIHPGLTISPSREASIFPDQFDVPDALKYLYSAPKWTEMGWKRLKSYFHQPGSFELSVSRATELLVAGREERGDEPDDDVYYCLSSPEGSPMSPASLGGPEEQQSGGTSPGDTADTAADFSKALAVSMEDFEKPGKTMEDSNAPDKAVKEGNNLLSKEVQERLPSDLSKPLIPAEDFAKPGLNKAHSKAPGTTLPPKEVPEELTSDLSQPSVSADDSEKPGKTKADCNAPGLRTEDEGTSLIPEEVEVDVQEKVHSDLLEPAVSAEVLRKADLAALGKADCNAPEVGVAKEETNLYLKEVQKEVPSGVSQPPVSAEVLRKPSPALATKPNSKAPEADVEDNMKTLPQKEVQEEVPSDLSQLAVSAKAFGIASMRVMKKVAEVSTSPASGNLPTVLVITATERTATVFPHNESTTNNSSSLPCAKVQDKGGSALNGQRGKANQPSKPTEVSHSSISDWRKRPRKRHRFSGLCKRILRSTVADFEEKEKEDMKSMDSSEVHLLKKRKERMDLIKVNPLQKEERMDVTQVHPLKMPRELMNLIQDPPLKKKEKMDVTQVHPLKMPRELMNLIQDPPLKKKEKMDVTQVHPLKMPRELMNLIQDPPLKKKEKMDVTQVHPLKMPRELMNLIQDPPLKKKEKMDVTQVHPLKMPRELMNLIQDPPLKKKEKMDVTQVHPLKMPRELMNLIQDPPLKKKEKMDVTQVHPLKMPRELMNLIQDPPLKMKSKDLIHYHPLRNKESMDLIHDDHPLKKKTERWDLKAIISECGRIFVPHGSEVIAKDIESLKVKGKVLDHKQCADEMMVEACIKVPQPIETGDGPNLELNKSDENKDFPMGMLDSKDSLHEVKMADVGKMASLNPSELLLNKDTDSPSSGKHKKKRQYVAISLSQLKTVLSRGGKRNKPINPAPGDQTSPVNKKSKADTPGMDEMENVNINKANPDRTTAAVEVAKEQTFGLDPKFALALGLTPTELNNDSHKSPEKSDIPLKKDIQSRLDLVPPQATSDQTSEALPSSPSTTVILASQRRPFKKKHEHADSIRKKWWLHYRSPAALERETVAISSQLVTLDPDLSRVVSRGRPCEGASAVSCPPAESLALLADLARSTSNDKVLEQQSDPKALEKQDDHPSLVISDNSVKDGISPHDPDGEPEFVLPALLKHPSAARLKLPPQSLSPKGLVVGSGERVVLVSQEHSYSLPPSSLLLGLSGSIVQVPISEGLQQHRKDIFADGTQTLRAFLCQQKDQNRKEPGLARESLSRGIGCRQKFHRFRRFIVKDGSVQVTRLWKENYNFNSDSKFTNDPKDKTVIRALHGPWDFDIKDTKEQVQLIIHMWIGLFYSRSTARFCQADSSLTCLEKKDSIDVAHGMVPGQVPPGTKTSSPAYIALSRIPEPDVLDLRKMGQKKAQPLSLEAEVLDLSMKTTSTVLDSLDTESKQRIDLKNHPSYLPATGLHKETISCPKQSTGVELKVYRDRVDSMMSEKSSDLGDDEDYETNNHENDSKGTLQNGVSPYERTLESDRSYILLCEQAASVYIHQEKLLETQTAQVLEGNNKKLLETQTAQVLEGNNKKLLETQTAQVLEGNNKKLLEIQTAQVLEGNNKTLLETQTAQVLEGNNKKLLETQTAQVLEGNNKKLLETQTAQVLEGNNKKLLQKEEEMTGDGEPNALCLKTMGSKDVNKEQQLKDNDSVKTMPCTEVQMDGDAANMADTVERNANEARDGAHVVICDGSESIEEMHEVDHNVKDSVKAAKPEAVHAGKDTTNKKITKAQTAVHVGKDFIDNDKALKAVHSENVPRDYGNTKDQVQTAMQDGNDTRDETLPAVICGEDSGDKTPPVVCDGNTSVAETLPEISHTENDSQKATLAVVHGGNDLRDTTLPVKCNGKLYIDVEPTVVHDINGSTDEELPMGQGGDVSAGTSRVLPEMHGEIKCKDVLPTQVFPVCDGNMPFVGEFDTLIQPNNVLGVAKHEINEADLQTKEQEKELMQGQSKSDDVTTQSSTTFPPGSQHSQDETLERLTGQVEIPLIPREDIAHTDVLHSIGEASDMAQGQVEIPFIGVEIPFIGVEKNSQDINHTEVHDSPPSQKETLITVCDSANVLSGELLAKIFSKGTESVSRYPTVDEVLYGYIPIPDICCDADGVSKPLSTGEGYSRCPTPTEDEPPFVPGLSYDHHTPNTVLMPNAKDTNSPNLDSGLALIENEKDHHEPSLSLYKVRAATGLHNLHKSSNNNKPNHLEAIDNRFFQVLADPRKNPIATSTPLNTPSSSLKERSDYDPYSNTRLAAVEPDLHAHSNRHSLHSFSYSFPNTHCSLTEKAAFSVPSIHPEVLSNETTLTGNFSEIALERETCLRPALSELILQSTRLSIPVGSGPTAASQNLSVHSFTQPQPNSQKPAMIVNVSKSEDSRGQYNWEEGQTDIDSMSSDVLKSKQTDTPVRSNTNAHPYNTQYATEMRQIAVLQDYEDVMADEDVMADDEDVMGENEAPSVDKDNIESSLETNWISDDKHLRSKFRLNKTRLDFINSLRQSQEWEQREFDGVLDFNKQGTSSSVTIQSEESDKLLSHMEENQQEWLKYCRAKRSGSQMDMTKEEDSSVAKPRLVTVLDHKGNRITYENYPVLKPIASMHSDPNRQGLSSFLEFSKRWDDTHNADESDLTQSSMDLETLIFLERMNQMLKRKSSSSSRYIRSRHRRSNVEERASTSSPAVTVHFSSLQEDQDGSEEHWEAIPSLAGQKIRVEMPERMAMPEETDGEPQHLKKLSCTKGSEMTQVSDLVVDSFRVYHAMMTEVCAGKKYPSRTERLKREDAKRNSSPKSRAPSKDKDFCGQMKEDMYDSLHDNLNSVVRQSCKNKFRFYILVTSSDPFFRETKELLEAEGHIAVEQSQFCLGKDSPLCPLHIILRNEDIAEHICEVPHLLELKKSQNVLFAGIDRPDDIVNLTHQELFSKGGFVVFEGAALHTLSLSNMKKMSGFLEGLSKKGKWKWLLHYRDSRKLKENARSSAEAQGKKIFMDICQEAGMVEVLPYHECDVISRERPNYLHCLVRLQVQNVSARLPVFITDTTADKAFAKHGIFTMNINSFLLISQSDTCTIS, translated from the exons ATGGAAAGCGATAATGGTGCCGTGAGAGAAG GTGTGTTGGTACCTGTGCTACCAGGTTCGAAAAACTTTGACAACAGCATTCGGCCTCCACTGCAAAACTCGTACATGTACAAGGAGTCTAAGCAGTCTTTCAGATACAACTCTGCTTTCTTGATAAACAATGCTACTCTGCAGGAACGG TATGAGGCTTTCCGAACAAAGAGGAGAGACATGGGATACACAGAGGAAGAAATGGAGGAGTCCTATGGCTTCTTGCTGTTTGACGACGAAAACAAG GCATATAGAGTGGGAAAAACTGGTGTTGTCCCTGGACACAGCACATGTACCACACTTGGAGATCCTTCAAAGG GTGTGTACGTGTCCAAGTACTCGGACTGCCTGGACTTAAACCGCTGGTACCACGGGAAGTCTGGATACATCGCCATCATCAGGCTCACCAAG GGCAGGGTcagagaagtgactgagaactaCACAGTAAACTACACCTCTCCCTCTAATGGGTTTGACTGTCATGTATCAGAGCAGCTCAGTTCTGTGTCAGCCAACACCAGCTCCTTCCTGGCCTTTGAGAGAACACAG TACTACATGTATGAGCTGCCTGTTGGAGGGGCAGTCCAGCCTCCCAGCCATGTCTGCCCATTCGCTATCGTGGCTTTCTCCTATTGGGATACCAAGACACCCGCatcagaggagaaggagaaaag TGAGGAAGAAAAAACAG TCTTTCACTACTATCCGTGGAGGGGTCAGCTCCAAATCAGCTCTCAGATCTACCATGTGGGTCTGAAGTCCAGCACAGGACCTCTAATCCCAGCTAAACT TCCAACAATGATGTCAGTTGACGGAGCAATTCAAATGTCAGACCTGAGGCAGAAATTACCGAAGGCTATATTTGAAACCTGTTTCTCCGGTGAAG TGTCCCTGGAAGGAATGGGTTGCAGTCTGTATGAGCTTTCACCCAGTGAGGCTgaagacacctctctctctcagatcacaCAGGGCCTCAAGGAGAAAGACCTG GCCCTCACAATACAACTGAATGATAATGGTTTTCTTATACTGTTACATTCATCTCACTTCCTCACATATGAAG ATACTGGGTCCAGTAAGCCAGAGGTATTGCAGGGGATGTTTGTGTTTCCAGACTCCAGAGCTATacatagag ACACCAAGGTCTGCTCGAAGAAGCCCTTCCTCTCACCAGAGTGCCTCCAGGTGGTGCCTGCACTGAACTACGCAGAGACAGAGGTGGAAAAGTGCCTCCCTTCACCAAGCGGGGAGCTACGTGGTTTACTAGAGCAGCATATCCAGAGCTACGCTTCCCTCATCCACCCTGGGCTTACCATCAGTCCATCCAGGGAGGCCAGCATCTTCCCAGATCAGTTTGATGTTCCGGATGCCCTCAAATACCTATACTCAGCCCCCAAGTGGACTGAGATGGGATGGAAACGTCTCAAATCTTATTTCCACCAGCCGGGCTCCTTTGAGCTGTCGGTGTCCAGAGCCACGGAGCTTCTGGTGGCAGGGCGAGAGGAGCGAGGAGATGAGCCGGATGATGATGTCTACTACTGTCTGTCATCTCCAGAGGGGTCCCCCATGAGTCCTGCTAGTCTGGGTGGCCCAGAGGAGCAGCAGTCAGGGGGAACGTCCCCAGGAGACACAGCTGACACAGCAGCAGACTTTAGTAAAGCACTTGCCGTGTCAATGGAGGACTTTGAGAAACCTGGTAAGACTATGGAAGACAGTAATGCACCAGACAAAGCAGTAAAGGAAGGGAATAACTTGCTTTCGAAGGAAGTGCAAGAAAGGTTGCCCTCTGATCTTAGCAAGCCTCTAATCCCTGCAGAGGATTTTGCGAAACCTGGCTTGAACAAGGCACACAGTAAAGCACCAGGGACAACTTTGCCTCCAAAAGAGGTGCCGGAGGAGCTCACCTCTGATCTTTCTCAGCCTTCTGTGTCGGCAGATGACTCTGAAAAACCTGGGAAGACCAAGGCTGACTGTAATGCACCAGGGTTAAGAACAGAGGATGAAGGGACAAGTTTGATCCCAGAGGAGGTTGAAGTTGATGTACAAGAAAAGGTGCATTCTGATCTTTTAGAGCCTGCAGTCTCTGCAGAGGTCTTGAGGAAAGCTGACCTGGCAGCATTGGGCAAGGCAGACTGCAACGCACCAGAGGTAGGAGTAGCGAAGGAAGAGACTAACTTGTACCTGAAGGAGGTGCAAAAGGAGGTTCCCTCTGGTGTTTCACAGCCTCCAGTCTCTGCAGAGGTCTTGAGGAAACCTAGTCCAGCCCTGGCGACCAAGCCCAACAGCAAGGCACCAGAGGCAGACGTAGAGGATAATATGAAAACTTTGCCTCAGAAGGAGGTGCAAGAGGAGGTTCCCTCTGATCTTTCCCAGCTTGCAGTGTCGGCAAAGGCTTTTGGGATAGCCAGTATGAGAGTGATGAAAAAGGTGGCAGAGGTTTCAACCTCACCTGCATCAGGTAACCTCCCAACAGTGTTAGTCATCACTGCCACTGAAAGAACTGCAACTGTTTTTCCTCACAATGAGTCCACCACAAATAACTCCTCCAGTTTGCCTTGCGCCAAAGTACAGGATAAGGGCGGGAGTGCTCTCAATGGACAACGTGGCAAGGCCAATCAGCCTTCAAAACCCACAGAGGTCAGTCATTCCTCTATATCTGATTGGAGGAAACGGCCAAGgaaacgtcatagatttagcggATTGTGTAAAAGGATCTTGAGGTCTACAGTGGCTGACTttgaagagaaagaaaaagaggacATGAAAAGTATGGATTCAAGTGAAGTCCACCTATTGAAAAAGAGGAAGGAAAGGATGGATTTAATTAAAGTTAACCCATTGCAAAAGGAGGAAAGGATGGATGTAACCCAAGTTCACCCATTGAAAATGCCAAGAGAACTGATGAATTTGATCCAAGATCCCCCATTGAAAAAGAAGGAAAAGATGGATGTGACCCAAGTTCACCCATTGAAAATGCCAAGAGAATTGATGAATTTGATCCAAGATCCCCCATTGAAAAAGAAGGAAAAGATGGATGTGACCCAAGTTCACCCATTGAAAATGCCAAGAGAATTGATGAATTTGATCCAAGATCCCCCATTGAAAAAGAAGGAAAAGATGGATGTGACCCAAGTTCACCCATTGAAAATGCCAAGAGAATTGATGAATTTGATCCAAGATCCCCCATTGAAAAAGAAGGAAAAGATGGATGTGACCCAAGTTCACCCATTGAAAATGCCAAGAGAACTGATGAATTTGATCCAAGATCCCCCATTGAAAAAGAAGGAAAAGATGGATGTGACCCAAGTTCACCCATTGAAAATGCCAAGAGAATTGATGAATTTGATCCAAGATCCCCCATTGAAAAAGAAGGAAAAGATGGATGTGACCCAAGTTCACCCATTGAAAATGCCAAGAGAACTGATGAATTTGATCCAAGATCCCCCATTGAAAATGAAAAGCAAGGATTTAATCCACTATCACCCATTGAGAAATAAAGAAAGTATGGATTTGATTCATGATGACCATCCTTTGAAAAAGAAGACCGAACGATGGGACTTGAAGGCAATCATCTCCGAATGTGGTAGAATTTTTGTCCCTCACGGTTCAGAAGTTATCGCCAAGGATATAGAATCTTTGAAAGTTAAGGGGAAAGTGTTAGATCACAAACAATGTGCTGATGAGATGATGGTTGAAGCTTGTATCAAAGTCCCCCAACCCatagaaacaggagatggacctAACCTAGAGTTGAACAAGTCAGATGAGAACAAAGATTTTCCCATGGGGATGttagacagtaaagacagtctGCATGAGGTCAAAATGGCTGATGTAGGCAAGATGGCCTCTCTGAATCCCTCAGAACTGCTCCTGAACAAAGACACGGATTCTCCTTCCTCAGGAAAACACAAAAAGAAGCGTCAATATGTCGCAATATCCCTCAGTCAACTAAAGACAGTCCTTtcaagagggggaaagaggaataAACCCATCAATCCTGCTCCAGGAGATCAAACATCACCCGTGAACAAGAAAAGCAAGGCTGATACTCCCGGCATGGATGAAATGGAAAATGTTAATATCAACAAAGCCAACCCGGACAGAACCACAGCTGCTGTTGAAGTTGCAAAGGAACAGACATTTGGCCTAGACCCAAAGTTTGCACTAGCGTTAGGCTTGACTCCTACGGAGTTGAATAATGATTCACACAAATCTCCAGAAAAAAGTGATATTCCATTAAAGAAAGACATTCAGAGCAGACTGGACCTGGTCCCACCTCAAGCCACATCTGACCAAACGTCTGAGGCTTTGCCTAGCTCACCTTCAACAACAGTCATCTTGGCGAGTCAGAGGAGACCATTCAAAAAGAAACATGAGCACGCAGACTCCATTAGGAAAAAAT GGTGGTTGCATTATCGCTCACCAGCTGCTTTAGAAAGGGAGACAGTAGCTATATCCTCCCAACTAGTGACACTTGACCCGGATCTCAGCCGTGTTGTCAGTAGGGGTAGGCCCTGTGAAGGTGCCAGCGCTGTATCGTGCCCACCTGCAGAGTCTCTGGCCCTATTGGCCGATTTGGCTCGCAGTACCAGTAATGACAAGGTACTGGAACAACAGTCAGACCCAAAGGCTCTTGAAAAACAAGATGACCACCCAAGTTTGGTGATAAGTGACAACAGTGTCAAAGATGGCATCTCTCCTCATGATCCAGATGGTGAGCCAGAGTTTGTCCTTCCTGCTCTGCTGAAGCACCCTTCTGCTGCTAGGCTTAAACTCCCCCCTCAATCTCTGTCACCCAAGGGGCTGGTGGTGGGGAGTGGGGAGCGGGTTGTGTTAGTCTCACAAGAGCATTCATACTCACTGCCGCCATCCTCTCTACTATTGGGTTTGTCAGGTTCAATCGTTCAAGTCCCCATTTCGGAGGGACTTCAGCAGCATCGCAAGGATATCTTTGCTGACGGAACTCAAACACTACGGGCCTTCCTGTGTCAGCAGAAGGACCAGAACAGGAAGGAACCGGGATTGGCTCGGGAATCCCTGAGCAGGGGAATCGGGTGCAGGCAGAAGTTCCATCGCTTCCGGCGGTTCATTGTAAAAGATGGCTCAGTTCAAGTGACAAGGCTGTGGAAGGAAAACTATAACTTTAATTCAGACAGCAAGTTTACCAACGACCCTAAGGATAAAACAGTTATTAGAGCCCTACATGG CCCATGGGATTTTGACATTAAGGACACAAAGGAACAGGTTCAGCTCATCATCCACATGTGGATAGGTCTTTTCTACAGCAGGTCCACTGCGAGGTTCTGCCAGGCAGACTCAAGTCTAACATGTTTGGAAAAAAAGGATTCTATAGACGTGGCTCATGGAATGGTACCAGGCCAGGTTCCACCTGGGACCAAGACAAGTTCCCCTGCTTATATAGCCCTCTCCAGGATACCAGAACCTGATGTTTTGGACCTTCGTAAAATGGGTCAAAAAAAAGCACAACCATTAAGCCTGGAAGCTGAGGTATTGGACCTTTCAATGAAAACAACCTCAACTGTGCTAGACTCTCTAGACACAGAGTCTAAGCAGAGAATAGATTTGAAAAATCATCCATCATACCTACCAGCAACTGGCCTGCACAAGGAAACCATCTCTTGTCCAAAACAAAGTACAGGTGTTGAGTTAAAG gTTTACAGAGACCGTGTGGACAGCATGATGTCAGAAAAATCCAGTGACCTGGGTGATGATGAAGACTATGAAACCAACAACCATGAGAATGACAGCAAGGGTACCCTCCAAAATGGTGTGTCCCCTTACGAAAGAACTTTGGAAAGTGATCGATCGTACATACTTTTGTGTGAACAGGCAGCAAGTGTGTACATTCATCAAGAAAAGCTCCTGGAGACTCAAACTGCTCAGGTTTTGGAGGGTAACAACAAAAAGCTCCTGGAGACTCAAACTGCTCAGGTTTTGGAGGGTAACAACAAAAAGCTCCTGGAGACTCAAACTGCTCAGGTTTTGGAGGGTAACAACAAAAAGCTCCTGGAGATTCAAACTGCTCAGGTTTTGGAGGGTAACAACAAAACGCTCCTGGAGACTCAAACTGCTCAGGTTTTGGAGGGTAACAACAAAAAGCTCCTGGAGACTCAAACTGCTCAGGTTTTGGAAGGCAACAACAAAAAGCTCCTGGAGACTCAAACTGCTCAGGTTTTGGAAGGCAACAACAAAAAGCTCCTCcaaaaggaggaggagatgacGGGTGATGGAGAACCAAACGCACTGTGTCTTAAAACCATGGGCTCTAAGGATGTCAATAAGGAGCAACAACTTAAAGATAACGATTCAGTCAAAACAATGCCATGCACAGAAGTGCAGATGGATGGTGATGCTGCCAATATGGCTGACACAGTTGAGCGTAATGCAAATGAAGCCAGAGATGGGGCTCACGTTGTCATCTGTGATGGCAGTGAGTCAATAGAGGAGATGCACGAAGTAGATCACAACGTGAAGGATTCTGTTAAAGCAGCAAAACCAGAAGCAGTGCATGCTGGGAAAGATACCACAAACAAGAAAATCACTAAAGCACAAACTGCTGTGCATGTTGGGAAGGATTTCATTGATAACGATAAGGCACTCAAAGCAGTGCACAGTGAAAATGTTCCCAGAGATTATGGAAACACCAAAGACCAGGTGCAAACTGCAATGCAGGATGGGAATGATACTAGAGACGAGACCCTACCAGCGGTTATTTGTGGAGAAGATTCAGGAGATAAAACACCACCTGTGGTGTGTGATGGGAACACATCTGTGGCTGAGACACTACCAGAGATATCACATACTGAAAATGATTCCCAAAAAGCAACACTGGCAGTGGTGCATGGTGGAAATGATCTGAGAGATACGACACTACCTGTGAAATGTAATGGCAAGCTGTACATAGACGTAGAACCCACTGTAGTGCATGATATAAATGGTTCCACGGATGAGGAACTACCAATGGGgcagggtggagatgtttctGCTGGGACTAGCAGAGTACTGCCAGAGATGCATGGTGAGATTAAATGTAAAGATGTACTGCCCACGCAAGTATTTCCAGTATGCGATGGGAACATGCCTTTTGTAGGTGAGTTTGACACACTCATTCAGCCCAATAATGTTTTAGGAGTGGCTAAACATGAAATAAATGAGGCTGATTTACAAACTAAAGAACAGGAAAAAGAATTGATGCAGGGTCAGAGTAAATCTGATGATGTCACAACTCAAAGTTCCACAACATTCCCGCCAGGGTCCCAACATTCTCAAGACGAGACATTAGAAAGACTGACAGGTCAGGTAGAAATACCACTGATTCCCAGGGAAGACATTGCACACACAGATGTTCTACATTCAATAGGTGAGGCATCAGATATGGCGCAAGGTCAGGTAGAAATTCCATTTATTGGAGTAGAAATACCATTTATTGGAGTAGAGAAGAATAGCCAGGATATCAATCACACAGAGGTGCATGATTCTCCCCCAAGTCAGAAAGAGACACTGATCACAGTCTGTGATAGTGCTAATGTGTTATCAGGTGAACTGCTAGCAAAAATATTTTCAAAGGGGACAGAATCTGTCAGTCGATACCCAACTGTGGATGAGGTGCTGTATGGTTACATCCCCATTCCTGACATCTGCTGTGATGCTGATGGGGTCAGCAAACCCCTCAGCACTGGGGAAGGTTACAGCAGATGCCCAACTCCTACAGAAGACgagccacctttcgttccaggaCTTTCTTACGACCATCACACACCAAACACTGTTTTGATGCCCAATGCGAAAGACACCAACAGTCCCAACCTCGATAGTGGTCTTGCGCTCATTGAAAATGAAAAGGATCATCATGAACCAAGTCTTAGTCTCTATAAAGTTAGGGCTGCTACTGGGTTGCACAATCTGCATAAATCCAGCAACAATAACAAACCAAATCATCTGGAAGCCATTGATAATCGGTTCTTTCAAGTATTGGCTGATCCTCGCAAGAACCCAATCGCCACTAGCACACCTCTCAACACTCCCTCATCTTCTTTAAAGGAAAGAAGCGATTACGATCCATATTCAAATACGCGACTTGCCGCTGTTGAACCAGACCTGCATGCTCATTCAAATCGCCATTCGCTGCATAGTTTCTCTTACTCGTTTCCCAACACCCACTGTTCCTTAACAGAGAAAGCTGCCTTCTCTGTGCCATCTATCCACCCGGAAGTCCTGTCCAATGAAACAACATTAACTGGGAACTTTAGTGAAATTGCTTTAGAAAGAGAGACTTGCTTGCGTCCTGCCTTAAGTGAGCTCATCCTACAGTCCACCCGTCTGAGTATTCCAGTGGGCAGTGGACCTACAGCAGCTTCTCAGAACCTTTCAGTGCACAGTTTTACTCAGCCCCAGCCAAACAGCCAGAAACCTGCCATGATTGTGAATGTCTCCAAGAGTGAGGACAGCAGAGGACAGTACAACTGGGAAGAAGGACAAACAGATATTGACTCTATGTCTTCAGATGTCCTAAAAAGCAAACAAACCGATACCCCTGTCCGCTCAAACACTAATGCTCACCCTTATAACACACAGTATGCCACAGAGATGAGACAGATTGCAGTTTTGCAAGATTATGAGGATGTTATGGCTGATGAGGATGTTATGGCTGATGATGAGGATGTTATGGGTGAAAATGAGGCACCTTCTGTAGATAAAGACAACATTGAATCCAGTTTAGAGACCAATTGGATATCAGATGACAAACATTTAAGAAGTAAATTCCGGTTAAATAAAACAAGACTTGACTTCATCAACTCTTTACGCCAGTCTCAGGAATGGGAGCAAAGGGAATTTGATGGGGTTTTGGACTTCAACAAGCAAGGCACTTCCTCGTCAGTCACCATCCAGTCTGAAGAATCAGACAAACTACTTTCCCATATGGAAGAGAACCAACAGGAGTGGTTAAAGTATTGTAGGGCTAAGAGGAGTGGCAGCCAGATGGATATGACCAAGGAAGAAGACTCCTCAGTGGCAAAGCCACGCTTAGTTACCGTTTTGGATCACAAAGGAAACAGAATCACCTATGAAAACTATCCAGTTTTAAAACCTATAGCAAGCATGCACAGTGACCCGAACAGACAGGGCTTGAGCAGTTTTCTGGAGTTCTCCAAGAGGTGGGATGATACACATAACGCTGATGAATCTGATCTTACTCAGTCATCTATGGATCTGGAGACCCTCATCTTCTTAGAGAGAATGAACCAGATGCTAAAACGTaagagtagtagcagcagcaggtaCATCCGATCGAGACACCGCAGGTCAAACGTAGAAGAAAGAGCTTCCACCAGTAGCCCGGCTGTGACAGTGCACTTTTCCAGTCTACAGGAGGATCAGGACGGCTCCGAGGAGCACTGGGAGGCGATACCATCACTTGCAGGACAAAAAATCAGAGTGGAGATGCCTGAAAGGATGGCTATGCCTGAAGAAACAGATGGAGAACCTCAGCATCTTAAGAAACTTTCCTGTACAAAGGGCAGTGAGATGACGCAAGTTTCAGATCTGGTTGTGGATAGTTTCAGGGTGTACCATGCTATGATGACTGAGGTCTGTGCAGGCAAAAAATACCCATCCAGAACTGAGAGACTCAAGAGAGAAGATGCAAAGAGAAACAGTTCGCCAAAGTCTCGAGCTCCAAGCAAAGACAAAGACTTCTGTGGGCAGATGAAGGAGGACATGTATGACAGCCTGCATGATAATCTGAACTCTGTTGTGAGACAGTCATGTAAGAACAAGTTCAGGTTCTACATACTGGTGACATCATCTGACCCATTCTTCAGAGAGACGAAG GAGCTGTTAGAAGCAGAGGGCCACATTGCGGTAGAACAGTCTCAATTCTGCCTTGGAAAGGATAGTCCATTGTGCCCTCTACACATCATCTTAAGGAACGAAGATATCGCTGAACACATTTGTGAG GTCCCTCACTTGCTTGAGTTGAAGAAGTCTCAGAATGTGTTGTTTGCTGGTATTGACCGTCCTGATGACATCGTGAACTTGACCCACCAAGAACTCTTCAGCAAAGGCGGTTTCGTGGTGTTTGAGGGAGCAGCTCTGCACACACTCAGTCTCA gcAACATGAAGAAAATGTCTGGTTTCCTGGAGGGATTGAGTAAAAAAGGGAAGTGGAAATGGCTCTTGCACTACAGAGACAGCCGGAAGCTAAAAGAGAATGCACG GTCTAGTGCGGAAGCACAGGGCAAAAAAATCTTCATGGACATCTGCCAGGAGGCTGGAATGGTGGAGGTCTTACCCTACCATGAATGTGACGTCATTTCAAGGGAACGACCCAACTACCTCCACTGTCTAGTTCGCCTACAGGTCCAGAATGTATCGGCTCGTTTACCTGTATTTATAACTG ACACAACGGCAGACAAAGCGTTTGCAAAACATGGGATCTTCACAATGAATATAAACTCTTTCCTGCTGATTTCTCAGAGTGACACATGCACTATTTCTTAA